The Pseudomonas sp. FP2309 genome has a window encoding:
- the rpoB gene encoding DNA-directed RNA polymerase subunit beta codes for MAYSYTEKKRIRKDFSKLPDVMDVPYLLAIQLDSYREFLQAGATKDQFRDVGLHAAFKSVFPIISYSGNAALEYVGYRLGEPAFDVKECVLRGVTYAVPLRVKVRLIIFDKESSNKAIKDIKEQEVYMGEIPLMTENGTFVINGTERVIVSQLHRSPGVFFDHDRGKTHSSGKLLYSARIIPYRGSWLDFEFDPKDCVFVRIDRRRKLPASVLLRALGYTTEQVLDAFYTTNVFSLKDETLSLELVPSRLRGEIAVLDIQDEKGKVIVEAGRRITARHINQIEKAGIKSLDVPLDYVLGRTTAKVIVHPATGEILAECNTELNTEILAKIAKAQVVRIETLYTNDIDCGPFVSDTLKIDSTSNQLEALVEIYRMMRPGEPPTKDAAETLFNNLFFSPERYDLSAVGRMKFNRRIGRTEIEGSGVLCKEDIVAVLKTLVDIRNGKGIVDDIDHLGNRRVRCVGEMAENQFRVGLVRVERAVKERLSMAESEGLMPQDLINAKPVAAAVKEFFGSSQLSQFMDQNNPLSEITHKRRVSALGPGGLTRERAGFEVRDVHPTHYGRVCPIETPEGPNIGLINSLAAYARTNQYGFLESPYRVVKDALVTDEIVFLSAIEEADHVIAQASATMNDKKVLIDELVAVRHLNEFTVKAPEDVTLMDVSPKQVVSVAASLIPFLEHDDANRALMGSNMQRQAVPTLRADKPLVGTGMERNVARDSGVCVVARRGGVIDSVDASRIVVRVADDEVETGEAGVDIYNLTKYTRSNQNTCINQRPLVSKGDRVQRSDIMADGPSTDMGELALGQNMRIAFMAWNGFNFEDSICLSERVVQEDRFTTIHIQELTCVARDTKLGPEEITADIPNVGEAALNKLDEAGIVYVGAEVGAGDILVGKVTPKGETQLTPEEKLLRAIFGEKASDVKDTSLRVPTGTKGTVIDVQVFTRDGVERDARALSIEKTQLDEIRKDLNEEFRIVEGATFERLRSALVGHKAEGGAGLKKGQDITDEILDGLEHGQWFKLRMAEDALNEQLEKAQAYIVDRRRLLDDKFEDKKRKLQQGDDLAPGVLKIVKVYLAIRRRIQPGDKMAGRHGNKGVVSVIMPVEDMPHDANGTPVDVVLNPLGVPSRMNVGQILETHLGLAAKGLGEKINRMIEEQRKVADLRKFLHEIYNEIGGRNEELDTFSDQEILDLAKNLRGGVPMATPVFDGAKESEIKAMLKLADLPESGQMQLFDGRTGNKFERPVTVGYMYMLKLNHLVDDKMHARSTGSYSLVTQQPLGGKAQFGGQRFGEMEVWALEAYGAAYTLQEMLTVKSDDVNGRTKMYKNIVDGDHRMEPGMPESFNVLIKEIRSLGIDIDLETE; via the coding sequence ATGGCTTACTCATATACTGAGAAAAAACGTATCCGCAAGGACTTTAGCAAGTTGCCGGACGTCATGGATGTCCCGTACCTTCTGGCTATCCAGCTGGATTCGTATCGTGAATTCTTGCAGGCGGGAGCGACCAAAGATCAGTTCCGCGACGTGGGCCTGCATGCGGCCTTCAAATCCGTTTTCCCGATCATCAGCTACTCCGGCAATGCTGCGCTGGAGTACGTCGGTTATCGCCTGGGCGAACCGGCATTTGATGTCAAAGAATGCGTGTTGCGTGGCGTTACGTACGCCGTACCTTTGCGGGTAAAAGTCCGTCTGATCATTTTCGATAAAGAATCGTCGAATAAAGCGATCAAGGACATCAAAGAGCAAGAAGTCTACATGGGCGAGATCCCATTGATGACTGAAAACGGTACCTTCGTTATCAACGGTACCGAGCGTGTAATTGTTTCCCAGCTGCACCGTTCCCCGGGCGTGTTCTTCGACCACGACCGTGGCAAGACGCACAGCTCCGGTAAGCTGCTGTACTCCGCGCGGATCATTCCGTACCGCGGTTCGTGGTTGGACTTCGAGTTCGACCCGAAGGACTGCGTGTTCGTGCGTATCGACCGTCGTCGTAAGCTGCCGGCCTCGGTACTGCTGCGCGCGCTCGGCTACACCACTGAGCAGGTGCTGGACGCTTTCTACACCACCAACGTATTCAGCCTGAAGGATGAAACCCTCAGCCTGGAATTGGTGCCTTCGCGCCTGCGTGGTGAGATTGCTGTTCTGGACATCCAGGACGAGAAGGGCAAAGTCATTGTTGAGGCGGGCCGTCGTATTACTGCGCGCCACATCAACCAGATCGAAAAAGCCGGTATCAAGTCGCTGGACGTGCCTCTGGACTACGTCCTGGGTCGCACGACCGCCAAGGTCATCGTTCACCCGGCCACAGGTGAAATCCTGGCTGAGTGCAACACCGAGCTGAACACCGAAATCCTGGCAAAAATCGCCAAGGCCCAGGTTGTTCGCATCGAGACCCTGTACACCAACGATATCGACTGCGGTCCGTTCGTCTCCGACACGCTGAAGATCGACTCCACCAGCAACCAATTGGAAGCGCTGGTCGAGATCTATCGCATGATGCGTCCAGGCGAGCCGCCAACCAAAGACGCTGCCGAAACTCTGTTCAACAACCTGTTCTTCAGCCCTGAGCGCTACGACCTGTCTGCGGTCGGCCGGATGAAGTTCAACCGTCGTATCGGTCGCACCGAGATCGAAGGTTCGGGCGTGTTGTGCAAGGAAGACATCGTTGCGGTACTGAAGACTCTGGTCGACATCCGTAACGGTAAAGGCATCGTCGATGACATCGACCACCTGGGTAACCGTCGTGTTCGCTGCGTAGGCGAAATGGCTGAAAACCAGTTCCGCGTTGGCTTGGTGCGTGTTGAGCGTGCGGTCAAAGAGCGCCTGTCGATGGCTGAAAGCGAAGGCCTGATGCCGCAAGACCTGATCAACGCCAAGCCCGTAGCTGCGGCGGTGAAAGAGTTCTTCGGTTCCAGCCAGCTCTCGCAGTTCATGGACCAGAACAACCCGCTCTCCGAAATCACCCACAAGCGCCGTGTTTCCGCACTGGGCCCGGGCGGTCTGACTCGTGAGCGTGCTGGCTTTGAAGTTCGTGACGTACACCCGACGCACTATGGTCGTGTTTGCCCGATCGAAACGCCGGAAGGTCCGAACATCGGCCTGATCAACTCCCTGGCTGCCTATGCGCGCACAAACCAGTACGGTTTCCTCGAGAGCCCTTACCGTGTGGTGAAAGACGCTCTGGTCACCGACGAGATCGTTTTCCTGTCCGCCATCGAAGAAGCTGATCACGTGATCGCTCAGGCTTCGGCCACGATGAACGATAAGAAAGTTCTGATCGACGAGTTGGTAGCTGTTCGTCACTTGAATGAGTTCACCGTTAAGGCGCCGGAAGACGTCACCTTGATGGACGTTTCGCCGAAGCAGGTAGTTTCGGTTGCAGCGTCGTTGATCCCGTTCCTGGAGCACGATGACGCCAACCGTGCGTTGATGGGTTCCAACATGCAGCGTCAAGCTGTACCGACCCTGCGTGCTGACAAGCCGCTGGTAGGTACCGGCATGGAGCGTAACGTAGCCCGTGACTCCGGCGTTTGCGTCGTGGCTCGTCGTGGCGGCGTAATCGACTCCGTCGATGCAAGCCGTATCGTGGTTCGTGTTGCAGATGACGAAGTTGAAACTGGCGAAGCCGGTGTCGACATTTACAACCTGACCAAATACACCCGCTCGAACCAGAACACCTGCATCAACCAGCGTCCGCTGGTGAGCAAGGGTGATCGCGTTCAGCGTAGTGACATCATGGCCGACGGCCCGTCCACCGACATGGGTGAACTGGCACTGGGTCAGAACATGCGCATCGCGTTCATGGCATGGAACGGCTTCAACTTCGAAGACTCCATCTGCCTGTCCGAGCGTGTTGTTCAAGAAGATCGCTTCACCACGATCCACATCCAGGAACTGACCTGTGTGGCACGTGACACCAAGCTTGGGCCTGAGGAAATCACTGCAGACATCCCGAACGTGGGTGAAGCTGCACTGAACAAGCTGGACGAAGCAGGTATCGTTTACGTAGGTGCTGAAGTTGGCGCTGGCGACATCCTGGTTGGTAAGGTCACTCCGAAAGGCGAGACCCAACTGACTCCGGAAGAGAAGCTGTTGCGTGCCATCTTCGGTGAAAAAGCCAGCGACGTTAAAGACACCTCTCTGCGTGTGCCTACCGGCACCAAGGGTACTGTCATCGACGTACAGGTTTTCACCCGTGACGGCGTTGAGCGTGATGCTCGTGCACTGTCCATCGAGAAAACTCAGCTCGACGAGATCCGCAAGGATTTGAACGAAGAGTTCCGTATCGTTGAAGGCGCGACCTTCGAGCGTCTGCGTTCCGCTCTGGTAGGCCACAAGGCCGAAGGCGGGGCAGGTCTGAAAAAAGGTCAGGACATCACCGACGAAATCCTCGACGGTCTTGAGCACGGCCAGTGGTTCAAACTGCGCATGGCTGAAGATGCTCTGAACGAGCAGCTCGAGAAGGCTCAGGCCTACATCGTTGATCGCCGCCGTCTGCTGGACGACAAGTTCGAAGACAAGAAGCGCAAACTGCAGCAGGGCGATGACCTGGCTCCAGGTGTGCTGAAAATCGTCAAGGTTTACCTGGCAATCCGTCGTCGCATTCAGCCTGGCGACAAGATGGCCGGTCGTCACGGTAACAAAGGTGTGGTCTCCGTGATCATGCCGGTTGAAGACATGCCGCACGATGCCAATGGCACCCCGGTCGACGTCGTCCTCAACCCGCTGGGCGTACCTTCGCGTATGAACGTTGGTCAGATCCTTGAAACCCACTTGGGCCTCGCGGCCAAAGGTCTGGGCGAAAAGATCAACCGTATGATCGAAGAGCAGCGCAAGGTCGCTGACCTGCGTAAGTTCCTGCACGAGATCTACAACGAAATCGGCGGTCGCAACGAAGAGCTGGACACCTTCTCCGACCAGGAAATCCTGGATCTGGCGAAGAACCTGCGCGGCGGCGTTCCAATGGCTACCCCGGTGTTCGACGGTGCCAAGGAAAGCGAGATCAAGGCCATGCTGAAACTGGCAGATCTGCCGGAAAGCGGCCAGATGCAGCTGTTCGACGGCCGTACCGGCAACAAGTTCGAGCGCCCGGTTACTGTTGGCTACATGTACATGCTGAAGCTGAACCACTTGGTAGACGACAAGATGCACGCTCGTTCTACCGGTTCGTACAGCCTGGTTACCCAGCAGCCGCTGGGTGGTAAGGCTCAGTTCGGTGGTCAGCGTTTCGGGGAGATGGAGGTCTGGGCACTGGAAGCATACGGTGCTGCATACACTCTGCAAGAAATGCTCACAGTGAAGTCGGACGATGTGAACGGTCGTACCAAGATGTACAAAAACATCGTGGACGGCGATCACCGTATGGAGCCGGGCATGCCCGAGTCCTTTAACGTGTTGATCAAAGAAATTCGTTCCCTCGGCATCGATATCGATCTGGAAACCGAATAA
- the rplL gene encoding 50S ribosomal protein L7/L12 yields the protein MSISQDDILNAVAEMSVLQVVELIKAFEEKFGVSAAAASAGPAVAAVAAEEQTEFNVMLLEAGEKKVNVIKAVRELTGLGLKEAKAVVDGAPAQVLEAVSKDAADKAKATLEEAGAKVELK from the coding sequence ATGTCTATCTCCCAAGACGATATCCTCAACGCCGTAGCTGAAATGTCGGTTCTGCAGGTTGTTGAGCTGATCAAAGCTTTCGAAGAAAAATTCGGCGTTTCCGCTGCCGCTGCTTCCGCTGGCCCAGCTGTTGCTGCTGTCGCTGCTGAAGAGCAAACCGAATTCAACGTCATGCTGCTGGAAGCTGGCGAGAAGAAAGTAAACGTGATCAAGGCAGTACGTGAACTGACCGGTCTGGGCCTGAAAGAAGCCAAGGCTGTAGTTGACGGCGCTCCTGCCCAGGTTCTGGAAGCTGTGTCGAAAGACGCTGCTGACAAAGCCAAAGCTACTCTGGAAGAAGCGGGCGCTAAAGTCGAGCTGAAGTAA
- the rplJ gene encoding 50S ribosomal protein L10 produces the protein MAINLEDKKAIVAEVNEAAKAALSAVVADARGVTVGAMTGLRKEAREAGVYVRVVRNTLLKRAVADTEYSVLNDVFTGPTLIAFSKDHPGAAARLFKEFAKSQDKFEIKAAAFEGKFLAANQIDVLATLPTRDEAISQLMSVIQGATSKLARTLAAVREQKEAAAA, from the coding sequence GTGGCAATTAATCTCGAAGACAAGAAGGCCATCGTCGCTGAAGTCAACGAGGCTGCCAAAGCTGCTCTGTCCGCTGTCGTGGCTGATGCCCGTGGTGTGACAGTAGGCGCTATGACCGGACTCCGTAAAGAGGCTCGTGAAGCTGGTGTATACGTACGTGTTGTACGTAACACCCTGCTCAAGCGCGCTGTTGCTGACACTGAATACAGTGTCCTCAACGACGTGTTCACCGGCCCGACTCTGATTGCGTTCTCCAAAGATCATCCAGGCGCTGCTGCCCGTTTGTTCAAAGAATTCGCTAAGAGTCAGGATAAGTTCGAGATCAAGGCAGCTGCGTTCGAGGGCAAGTTCCTCGCAGCTAACCAAATCGACGTACTGGCAACACTGCCGACCCGCGACGAAGCCATTTCGCAGCTGATGAGCGTGATTCAAGGCGCTACCAGCAAGCTGGCTCGTACTCTGGCTGCAGTTCGCGAGCAAAAAGAAGCTGCCGCAGCCTAA
- the rplA gene encoding 50S ribosomal protein L1, with protein sequence MAKLTKRQKAIAGKIEAGKSYNFVDAAALLTELSTVKFSESVDVAVNLGVDPRKSDQVVRSATVLPHGTGKTVRVAVFTQGPAAEAALAAGADRVGMDDLAAEMKGGDLNYDVVIASPDAMRVVGQLGQILGPRGLMPNPKVGTVTPDVATAVKNAKAGQVRYRTDKNGIIHTSVGKVGFDAVKLKENVEALIADLKRIKPASSKGIYVKRVTLSTTMGPGLVIDQGSLDV encoded by the coding sequence ATGGCTAAGCTGACTAAGCGTCAAAAGGCTATCGCCGGCAAAATCGAAGCGGGCAAGTCCTACAACTTTGTAGACGCTGCTGCTCTGCTGACCGAGCTGTCGACTGTCAAGTTCAGCGAGTCCGTTGACGTTGCTGTGAACCTGGGTGTTGATCCACGTAAATCCGACCAAGTCGTTCGTAGCGCTACTGTGCTGCCACACGGTACTGGCAAGACTGTACGTGTTGCTGTCTTCACCCAAGGCCCGGCAGCTGAAGCTGCTCTGGCCGCTGGCGCTGATCGCGTTGGTATGGATGACCTGGCTGCCGAAATGAAAGGCGGCGACCTGAACTATGACGTGGTTATTGCTTCCCCGGATGCAATGCGCGTTGTTGGTCAGCTGGGTCAGATCCTGGGTCCACGTGGCCTGATGCCTAACCCGAAAGTCGGTACCGTAACCCCAGACGTGGCTACCGCGGTTAAAAACGCCAAGGCCGGTCAGGTTCGTTATCGCACCGACAAAAACGGCATCATTCACACCTCCGTTGGCAAAGTCGGCTTTGATGCTGTCAAGCTGAAGGAAAACGTTGAAGCCCTGATCGCTGATCTGAAGCGCATCAAGCCAGCTTCCTCGAAAGGTATCTACGTCAAGCGCGTTACCCTGAGCACCACTATGGGCCCAGGCCTGGTGATCGACCAAGGTTCGCTGGACGTATAA
- the rplK gene encoding 50S ribosomal protein L11 has translation MAKKITAYIKLQVKAAQANPSPPVGPALGQHGVNIMEFCKAFNARTQGLEPGLPTPVIITVYSDRSFTFETKSTPASVLLKKAAGLTSGSARPNTVKVGTVTRAQLEEIAKTKNADLTAADMDAAVRTIAGSARSMGLNVEGV, from the coding sequence ATGGCCAAGAAGATTACCGCTTACATCAAGCTGCAAGTGAAGGCCGCTCAGGCCAACCCAAGTCCACCTGTTGGTCCCGCTCTGGGTCAGCATGGCGTGAATATCATGGAATTCTGCAAGGCATTCAACGCCCGTACTCAGGGTCTTGAGCCAGGTCTGCCGACTCCAGTGATCATCACTGTATACAGCGACCGTAGCTTCACTTTCGAAACCAAGTCGACTCCGGCCTCGGTTTTGCTGAAGAAAGCTGCTGGTCTGACTAGCGGTTCCGCTCGTCCTAACACCGTTAAGGTTGGTACCGTGACTCGTGCTCAGCTGGAAGAAATCGCGAAAACCAAAAACGCGGATCTGACTGCAGCTGATATGGATGCAGCCGTGCGTACCATCGCCGGTTCTGCTCGTAGCATGGGCCTTAACGTGGAGGGTGTGTAA
- the nusG gene encoding transcription termination/antitermination protein NusG yields MAKRWYVVHAYSGYEKHVMRSLLERVKLAGMEDGFGEILVPTEEVVEMRNGQKRKSERKFFPGYVLVQMDMNEGTWHLVKDTPRVMGFIGGTADKPAPITDKEAEAILRRVADGSDKPKPKTLFEPGEVVRVTDGPFADFNGTVEEVNYEKSRIQVAVLIFGRSTPVELEFSQVEKV; encoded by the coding sequence GTGGCTAAGCGTTGGTACGTTGTGCATGCTTACTCGGGTTACGAGAAGCATGTTATGCGCTCTTTGCTGGAGCGCGTAAAGCTGGCAGGCATGGAAGATGGCTTCGGCGAAATTCTGGTTCCCACTGAAGAAGTGGTTGAAATGCGGAATGGGCAGAAGCGTAAAAGCGAACGCAAGTTCTTCCCTGGCTACGTGCTGGTACAGATGGATATGAACGAAGGTACTTGGCACTTAGTCAAGGATACCCCTCGTGTCATGGGCTTCATTGGTGGTACTGCTGATAAGCCTGCTCCGATCACTGACAAAGAGGCGGAAGCAATTCTGCGTCGTGTTGCTGATGGCAGCGATAAGCCTAAGCCGAAGACGTTGTTCGAGCCGGGTGAGGTTGTTCGTGTCACTGACGGTCCGTTTGCTGATTTTAACGGCACTGTCGAAGAAGTTAACTACGAAAAGAGTCGGATCCAAGTGGCAGTGCTCATTTTCGGTCGCTCTACCCCGGTAGAGTTAGAGTTCAGTCAGGTCGAAAAGGTCTAG
- the secE gene encoding preprotein translocase subunit SecE, whose product MTPKAEAQSSRFDLFKWLAVVALVVVGVVGNQYYSASPILYRVLALLALAAVAAFVGLQTAKGKSFAVLVKEARTEIRKVVWPTRQETTQTTLIVVAVVLVMALLLWGLDSLLGWLVSLIVG is encoded by the coding sequence ATGACTCCTAAGGCTGAAGCTCAAAGCTCTCGTTTCGATCTGTTTAAGTGGCTCGCTGTGGTCGCCTTGGTGGTCGTAGGCGTTGTTGGCAATCAGTACTATTCTGCTTCGCCGATCCTGTACCGTGTTCTTGCTTTGCTGGCTCTTGCTGCTGTGGCTGCTTTTGTGGGTCTGCAGACTGCCAAGGGCAAGTCTTTCGCGGTCTTGGTAAAGGAAGCTCGCACCGAAATCCGTAAAGTCGTTTGGCCGACTCGCCAAGAAACCACTCAGACCACATTGATCGTAGTGGCTGTTGTTTTGGTTATGGCGTTGCTGTTGTGGGGGCTTGACTCCCTGCTCGGCTGGCTTGTTTCCTTGATTGTTGGCTAA
- a CDS encoding pantothenate kinase, giving the protein MILELDCGNSFIKWRVLDSVTVITFAEGVASSDEVLIQSLVALPGLSLVHCRLVSVRASEETEALVSALVRAFGVAVSCAAPAKELAGVRNGYEDFERLGLDRWLAVLGGYKLAARACLVLDFGTAATADFVAADGEHLGGFICPGMPLMRSQLRTHTRKIRYDDAAAERALEGFSPGRTTVEAVERGCMLMLRGFVFTQLELARSYWGSEFTVFLTGGDADLISDAVPQALLVPDLVFVGLAIACPLS; this is encoded by the coding sequence ATGATTCTTGAGCTCGACTGTGGGAATAGCTTTATAAAATGGCGAGTACTGGATTCCGTCACAGTAATAACTTTTGCGGAAGGTGTCGCGAGCTCGGATGAGGTCTTGATTCAAAGCCTTGTAGCGCTTCCAGGCTTGTCGCTGGTGCACTGCAGGCTCGTGAGTGTTCGCGCATCAGAGGAGACTGAGGCGCTGGTGTCGGCTCTTGTAAGGGCGTTCGGTGTTGCGGTCTCCTGCGCTGCGCCTGCTAAGGAACTGGCAGGGGTACGCAATGGTTATGAGGATTTCGAGCGACTGGGTCTTGATCGCTGGCTGGCGGTGTTGGGTGGGTACAAGTTAGCGGCCCGCGCGTGCCTCGTTCTGGATTTCGGCACTGCCGCGACTGCTGATTTCGTTGCCGCCGACGGTGAGCACCTGGGTGGTTTCATTTGCCCAGGTATGCCTCTTATGCGCAGTCAGCTACGAACACATACGCGTAAGATTCGTTATGACGATGCGGCTGCAGAGCGCGCTCTGGAAGGTTTCTCGCCGGGGCGTACAACGGTAGAGGCGGTTGAGCGTGGGTGTATGCTTATGCTTAGAGGGTTTGTGTTCACTCAGTTGGAGCTGGCTCGTAGCTATTGGGGGAGTGAATTTACAGTCTTCCTGACCGGGGGGGATGCAGATTTGATCTCGGATGCTGTGCCGCAGGCTCTGCTCGTTCCCGATCTGGTGTTTGTTGGTCTTGCGATAGCGTGCCCTTTGTCTTGA